A single region of the Canis lupus familiaris isolate Mischka breed German Shepherd chromosome 35, alternate assembly UU_Cfam_GSD_1.0, whole genome shotgun sequence genome encodes:
- the PRL gene encoding prolactin precursor — MDNKGWSLKGSLLLLLLLVSDLLLCQSVASLPICPSGAVNCQVSLRDLFDRAVILSHYIHNLSSEMFNEFDKRYAQGRGFITKAINSCHTSSLSTPEDKEQAQQIHHEDLLNLILRVLRSWNDPLYHLVTEVRGMQEAPDAILSRAIEIEEQNRRLLEGMEKIVGQVHPGIRENEVYSVWSGLPSLQMADEDTRLFAFYNLLHCLRRDSHKIDNYLKLLKCRIVYDSNC; from the exons ATGGATAACAAAGGGTGGTCGCTGAAAG GGTcactcctgctcctgctgctgctggtgtcAGACCTACTCCTGTGCCAGAGCGTGGCCTCCCTGCCCATCTGTCCCAGCGGGGCTGTCAACTGCCAGGTGTCCCTCCGAGACCTGTTTGACCGTGCAGTCATCCTGTCTCACTACATCCACAACCTCTCCTCGGAAATGTTCAACGAATTT GATAAAAGGTATGCCCAGGGCCGGGGGTTCATTACCAAGGCCATCAACAGCTGTCACACCTCCTCCCTCTCTACCCCTGAAGACAAGGAGCAAGCCCAACAGATCCAC CATGAAGACCTTCTGAATCTGATACTGAGGGTGCTGCGCTCCTGGAATGACCCCCTGTATCATCTAGTCACAGAAGTGCGGGGGATGCAAGAAGCCCCAGATGCAATTCTATCCAGAGCCATAGAGAttgaagaacaaaacagaagactTCTAGAGGGTATGGAGAAGATAGTTGGCCAG GTTCATCCTGGAATCAGAGAAAATGAGGTCTACTCTGTCTGGTCAGGACTTCCATCCCTGCAGATGGCGGATGAAGACACTCgcctttttgctttttataaccTGCTCCACTGCCTACGCAGGGATTCACATAAGATTGACAATTATCTCAAGCTCCTGAAGTGCCGAATCGTCTACGACAGCAACTGCTAA